AAATTCTCGTGGGACAAGAAATGACGCGATCAAGCCGGGTCGTGAGAAGATTATTTTTCACCGCGACTCGGCTTGCGTTTGGCTGTCTGTTTCGTTGCGCGCGTGCGCGCGAAGAAGGCATTGACGAGCGGCTCGAGCACGATGATCATCTGCGCCAACTCGCGCGCGACATGCTGAACCAATTCGGCATCGAGCATCGTGTACGCCACGACTTGATGGACGCGACTCCAGCTATTGGTCCACTGTTCGATTTCGATGCGCGGTCCTAATTCCGCGTGAATCTCGAACGCGCGCGCCTCAAAATATGCGAGCAGCGCGGCATTCGTCGCCGGCTCGGCTTCGCAATGCAAACCGATTTCGATGAGCCGTTCTTTGCCGCGGACGGCTACCTCGTAATGGATTTTCGGACGCGTGTACGAAAGTTTGACCAACGTGAAAAAAGAGCGCGCCTGAAACGCGCGCAAACCACGCGGCAATTTCTTCTGGGTCTGCTCGACGACGGATACCTGGAATTGCTGAAGACGCATATCAAAGTTACCCTTGTTGTTAGTGATTTATCTGCGAGTGAACGCGCGCTTGCTATCACTCGGCTGCAAACGATGACGCTGGCTTGACGCGCATTTTTATTTCCAAGATCGGAACCCTGGATCGGATTGCTTGTCTGAAATTTTGGAGCTGAAATTCTGAAAAGTGGACTTGTTTCCTATTGTTGTGACTAGGCGCGTGGGTTATGATGCTTCCAGGCATAAGGTACTATCCACCGACAATGGCAAACTCGTTGAAAGGCGAGGACGCAAAGCTACGGGTCTAAAGCGAATTCTAAAAGCAATGATCGCCGAGCCGTCGAAATGGAAAGAGTGAACTCGTGAGAGGGGTCCATCTGTTTCTTTCCATTGAGCAGTGGACCTCTCTTTTTGTGTGTAGCCGGAAGCGCAATCTGATTAACAGCTCGTAAAGTTTTCCTTGCAACCCAGGTAATACTATTGTATGGTGGATCAAGGAAAAGGAGGCAACCCAATGAACCGCTTGCCAATCCTTTTTGTGCTTTGTCTTGCACTGGCAATTCTTGCGACTTTATTTGTTCAGCCAAATCCTGTCTTAGCCCAATCTCCCAACACGTGTGTGTATGTCCGCGAACCCAGCCACAACATTCACGGCGCGTTCTTCGCGTTCTATGAAGCGAATGGCGGCGCGGCGCGTTTCGGTGTGCCGCTCACCGAAGCGTTCTTGGAAGATGAAAAGGTCGTGCAGTATTTTACGTATGCGCGTTTGGAGTTCGTCCCGCAAAACCCGGAACCGTACCGCGTACAGTTGGGTTTGCTCGGCATGCAGTATAACATCACCGATCCGCCGATCAAGTCTGCCGCGGTGCCTTCGTTGAACGATCCCAACTTTCGGTACTTTCCGGAAACCGGGTTGATGATCGGTTTCGCGATCAAGGAATTCTACGACGCGAATGGCGGTCGCGATTTGTTCGGCTACCCCGTGTCGCAATTGCGCTACGAGAACGGGATGTTCGTGCAGTACTTTCAACGCGCGCGGGTGGAGTGGAATCCCATTGATCCTGGGTCGAACAAGGTGCGTCTGTCGCCGGCAGGGCAAGTGGCGTTGGATCGGCGTTATCCCGCGGATTTCCCATGGCGCGCGCGTGCCGCGAGTGATTGGTGCGTCGAAGCGAGCGTGCCCTATCCGGTGCGGCGAGTGGCGACTCTCCAAGTAGTGCCCACTCCAACCCCAGGGTTGTCATTGGATGTGCAAGTGCGCGTGCGTTTTCGCCAGACCGGCACCAAAGGTCCGCAATTTGTTGACGTGGTAGTGGATGATCGCGCGACCACCAAGCCCGTTCCAGGCGTTGCGCTCTATGCCGTGATTCAGTATCCGCGTGGCGCGCGGGTGATTCCGCTGATGCCGACCGATGCAAACGGACAATCGGCATTCAGTTTCGACATCGGCGTTCAACCGGCCGGCTCTTCGACGGTCGTAACGGTGTACGCGTTCCTGGGTTCAAGCGCCGCGTCGGGGAGCACTTCGTTCACGCATCAATAAGGCGCGGAGCGCGCGAATCAAAAAGGGAAGCGTAGGGCATCTCGCTCGGCGCTTCCCTGATTTTTTGTACGCGGCATGGCGACTATTTTTGCTCGGTTGGCTCTTCCGCGTCGCCCTCCCAGCCGATAATCCACACGCACAGCCCGGCGAGCAAAATCGTCGCAACGACGAGCGCGCCAAGTTGCGTCGGCAGCAAGCCCACGTCTTTGGCAGACCACAACAAAATCACGACCATCCCCACTGCCAGCCCGATCCACGCGGCGAGACGCGGATGATCCGATGCAAAATTTTTCAACCCAGACATTGTGTTCAATCTCCTACACCGGTCGCGTGATCATTTCCTCGCGCAGTTGCTTGACAAAGATCTGTTCGCCTGGGCGCAAGCGTTCTTGCACGACCGGTTGCCACAATTTGTGTAACGCGTTCACTTCACGCGCAACGTATCCGCGCGCGCGCGCTTGGATGGCGATGGATGGTGCGGACGTCGCTTCGATAAAAATCAAACTGACTTCGCACAACAATCCCCGCGCATCCTGCTCGACCAGATCGAACAACTCCGGCAACGCACGTTCTGCCGTTTGGTCCGATTCCGCCCATACCTCGCGCATCATCGCGACCAAGTTCTCTGCTTCCCACGCCGCGAGCGCGACCACACGATTATCGCCAATCGCGATGCGATACCCGCGTTCGCCCAACCGCTTGAGCACTTGCTCGTGCGGGAGCGGTCCTCCAAAATTCGCGCGTTTACCCAACGCCTCGCTCAACGCCACGAGGTCACTCCGGCGCGCCCGGCGTACCTCGATGGATGCCGGCATACCGGCGGTCTCGATGATAGGTGGCGGTGCTAGCGGCGGCGGCGCGACGACGACTGGCGTCGGCTCGACTTGAACGACGGGCGCGGGCGCAGGTGGCGGCGTAGGCGGCGCAAAAATTTCCGGCGTGGATTTGCCCCACAGCCACGCGCTTTTATCGCGCGCCGCGGTGGGATTGATGACGGACCACGCGCGTTCGACCTGGGCGCGCGTGAATTTTTCGTCGCCGTTGTTGTCAATCACGACCGTGGCGCGGCGCAGTTTTTCGTCGAGCGATCCTTGCGCGGCGAGACGCGCGCGCGCATCCTCGGCGCTCATCTGCCGATCGCGCACCACGCGCTCTACTTGTGTTTCGACCGCCGTCTGCACGACCCACAACGCGTCGCACCATTCGTCCATCCTCGACTCGACGAGTTTGATCGCTTCGACGACGACGATCGGCGTTTCAGTTTGCCGCAACCAATCCTTAAGCAATTCGCGCACGACCGGATGCGTGATTGCTTCGAGTTGATGGAGCGCGTCGGGATCGCTAAAGACGCGCGCACCCAATTTGCGGCGATCAATTTTTCCGCTGAAGGTCAGAATGTCTAACCCGAAGGTCTTGACCAGGGTGAACCAGACGGCAGAGCCGCGCCGCATCGTGAGATGCGCGAGCGCGTCCGCATCCAGTCCGCTCGCGCCAAGTCGTTCGAGCGTTCGGCGCACGGTGCTTTTGCCGCTTCCCAGGTTGCCGGTCAGTCCGATCAGGTAAAAATTGTTCACGGTGTGTGTCCGTTTATTTTTATCTACCCAGTTCAACCTTGCGAAGGTTGCCAAATTCGATTTCTAGAGAATTGCGCGTTCAAACCTTCGCAAGGCTGAAAAGTCACATTTATTTTACATCAACCACATACCCGGTCGGTACGATTTCGAACCACGTCGTGCCCGGTTTGAGCGGAATGATGTTGCCCGCGTTGTCTACGAATTCGAAAAATTCCTGTTCGCTGTTGCGACGCCATTTGCCTTTGATCGTCGCGCCATCACGAAAAATTTGCGCGTCGCCTTGACCGGTCAAGTTGATGTACACCGACACCGCGTTGTTCGAGTCTTCGATGATTTGCGTTTTTTCGTGTCGCGCCCACAGGACGACGACGTTGGTCGCGCGCACTTGTTGTTTGATTTCGGTGCCCGGCGTCGTAACGCAATCCGACCCATTGCCCCATTTCGCGGTGACAGTCTTGGAGGTCGCCATGTGCGGTGCGCCGGTCGTAGATCGCAAGTAGCCACTGCTGCCCGCATCGTAACGCCACTCGACCGTGCTCCACGAGGGCCACGGCGCGCGATTGATCACCAGCGAATTTGCGCCTTGCATTCCGCCGGGACGATCTCCGAATGTAAAGCCGTACAGCGGCACGGATTTTTCCCAGCCCTTTTGCGTGAGCCATTCGCGCAGGCGCGGACCAGTCGTAAAGAGACGACCTTGATAGGGATGTGTTTTATCGTAGCAGTACGCCGGCTGATTAAAGTACTCGTCGAGGTTGATCATCGTCGGGACTTTGGAGAACAGCCAGCGCGTGCCATCGCTCGCGCCCGCGTGCGCGAGCGCGGCGTCGAGCATCGGCACGACTTGGAAATTGATGATGCGCCCACTGCGAATCGGTCCGATCAACGGCGGCGTGTTCGTGAGGAACACCGCGCTGTAACGCGTGTGCGCGTATTGACTGCCGATCATATCAATCAATTCTTCGAAAACCAGGTCTGCCTCGTTCAAGCCGGCGTGCCACGCGTTCGTGCGCACGATTTGGTCGTTGCCGATGCGCGCGACAATTGGACGTTTTTGTAGAACTTTGGGGTCCGCCACCGTGAGTCCGGTCAACGGGTTGAGTCCGGCGGGACGAACCGGCACGGGCTTGGGTGGGAACGCGGCAATCTTGGGGATAAGCGGATCACTGCCGGCAGGCGGCACAAATCCGGCGGGCGCGGCAGGGAGTGGTGCGCCGGCGCGACCGGCGGGTACGGGCGTATAAGTCGGCGCTTCGGTCGGTTCGATAATCAACGTCGGCGTAGGTTCAGGCAACGACGTCTCAGTCGGTTCGGGTGTGTTAAGAGCACGGACGGTCGTGACGCGCGTTGGGCGCGGGGTTGGCGTTGCGTCGGCGGCTTCGCACGCGGATAACACGAGCGCGGCGAAAATAAAAAAGGCGACGAGCAGTGAACGGAACAACTTCATGCTGGATAACCTCAAATGTGCGGAGTGCGCCCATTATAACCGAAACGGAATGGATAACCAAATCGCCAATGCCAGCCTTACGAAGGTTCCAAACCTTTGCAAGATTGGCATTGGCGAGCGGTTTGACCTGTGTGTTGACCTCTGCTAAGATACGCGCCGATGAAAACCGTGGCTCGATTTTTGTGGTTCCTTGTTGGGCTGGGTCTCGCGATGTACGTCGCGTTTGCAGTCTGGTTCGCGTTCGTTGGACTCGCGTATCCGTACCAACTCGATTATGGCGAAGGCATCGTCCTCTGGTTCGCGCAAGAAATCGCGCGCGGGCATTCGATCTATAAATCGCTCGACGCGTTTCCGTACGCCTCGTCCAACTATCCGCCGGTCGCAATGGCGCTTGCCGCTGCGCTGATGCCGATTTTGGGCGACGGTTATGCCGGCGGGCGATTACTCAATGTCGCGTCGGCGGTCATC
This genomic interval from Chloroflexota bacterium contains the following:
- a CDS encoding DUF3048 C-terminal domain-containing protein, with amino-acid sequence MKLFRSLLVAFFIFAALVLSACEAADATPTPRPTRVTTVRALNTPEPTETSLPEPTPTLIIEPTEAPTYTPVPAGRAGAPLPAAPAGFVPPAGSDPLIPKIAAFPPKPVPVRPAGLNPLTGLTVADPKVLQKRPIVARIGNDQIVRTNAWHAGLNEADLVFEELIDMIGSQYAHTRYSAVFLTNTPPLIGPIRSGRIINFQVVPMLDAALAHAGASDGTRWLFSKVPTMINLDEYFNQPAYCYDKTHPYQGRLFTTGPRLREWLTQKGWEKSVPLYGFTFGDRPGGMQGANSLVINRAPWPSWSTVEWRYDAGSSGYLRSTTGAPHMATSKTVTAKWGNGSDCVTTPGTEIKQQVRATNVVVLWARHEKTQIIEDSNNAVSVYINLTGQGDAQIFRDGATIKGKWRRNSEQEFFEFVDNAGNIIPLKPGTTWFEIVPTGYVVDVK
- a CDS encoding dephospho-CoA kinase → MNNFYLIGLTGNLGSGKSTVRRTLERLGASGLDADALAHLTMRRGSAVWFTLVKTFGLDILTFSGKIDRRKLGARVFSDPDALHQLEAITHPVVRELLKDWLRQTETPIVVVEAIKLVESRMDEWCDALWVVQTAVETQVERVVRDRQMSAEDARARLAAQGSLDEKLRRATVVIDNNGDEKFTRAQVERAWSVINPTAARDKSAWLWGKSTPEIFAPPTPPPAPAPVVQVEPTPVVVAPPPLAPPPIIETAGMPASIEVRRARRSDLVALSEALGKRANFGGPLPHEQVLKRLGERGYRIAIGDNRVVALAAWEAENLVAMMREVWAESDQTAERALPELFDLVEQDARGLLCEVSLIFIEATSAPSIAIQARARGYVAREVNALHKLWQPVVQERLRPGEQIFVKQLREEMITRPV